From the genome of Papaver somniferum cultivar HN1 chromosome 2, ASM357369v1, whole genome shotgun sequence, one region includes:
- the LOC113348494 gene encoding probable serine/threonine-protein kinase PBL7: MIQEVAVKKLRMNTRQGRAAFRAEVKMLSCIKHSNIVKLISHHDEGGIVRIAYEFMPLRSLDLYLYEHEINKEPLDWQTRMKIAEGVAKALLYLHDQNEPPIIYGDLKTSGILLDENFNPKLSDFSFAKLGPTWDCREPGS; the protein is encoded by the exons ATGATACAG GAAGTTGCTGTGAAAAAGCTTAGAATGAATACCCGACAAGGACGTGCAGCATTTCGGGCTGAGGTTAAAATGCTCAGCTGCATAAAGCATTCTAACATCGTCAAGCTGATTAGCCACCATGATGAAGGGGGCATTGTACGTATCGCTTATGAGTTTATGCCGTTGAGGTCGTTGGATCTTTATTTGTATG AGCATGAAATCAACAAGGAGCCTCTAGACTGGCAGACTAGGATGAAGATAGCAGAGGGTGTTGCCAAGGCTTTACTGTATCTGCATGATCAAAATGAGCCTCCTATAATCTATGGAGACCTTAAAACATCTGGTATTTTGCTCGATGAAAATTTCAATCCAAAACTGTCCGATTTCAGTTTTGCAAAACTTGGTCCTACTTGGGATTGCAGAGAGCCAGGCTCCTAA
- the LOC113348491 gene encoding 40S ribosomal protein S12-like yields the protein MSSEEAVATPVPAETSAPALGEPMDIMTALQLVLKKSLAHDGLSKGLHEGAKVIEKHAAQLCVLAEDCNQVDYVKLVKALCLDHNVKLITVPSAKTLGEWAGLCKIDSEGKARKVVGCSMVVVKDYGEESEGLNIVQEYVKSH from the exons ATGTCGAG TGAAGAAGCTGTTGCTACACCTGTCCCAGCTGAGACATCAGCTCCAGCTCTAGGAGAGCCAATGGACATAATGACCGCACTTCAACTTGTGTTGAAAAAGTCACTTGCTCATGATGGTCTTAGCAAAGGACTCCACGAGGGTGCCAAAGTAATTGAAAAACACGCGGCACAGCTCTGTGTACTTGCAGAGGACTGCAACCAGGTTGATTATGTTAAACTGGTTAAAGCCCTATGTCTGGACCACAACGTGAAGCTGATAACTGTTCCAAGTGCTAAAACTCTTGGGGAATGGGCTGGG TTATGCAAGATTGATTCAGAGGGTAAGGCCAGGAAGGTTGTTGGCTGCTCCATGGTTGTCGTGAAG GATTACGGAGAGGAATCAGAGGGACTTAACATTGTCCAGGAGTACGTGAAGTCTCACTAA
- the LOC113351657 gene encoding golgin subfamily A member 4-like — protein sequence MEENDFMKNNFNKSYLAFFLKSLLQPRDFEKAVLILETEIRRFSEKLLKSSETSKSEAELKKKLEIYKTMFHELAVEFDEYEMESVATKKALKSKMKRAQKRVTYLEKKLEESEKKHSEELTTVIRNDNEELGKGETEEANGCVQIRMDNTNFESEKGRLEDQTGGNQNKNGVDMESECLKPEREMELEVCRAKCQELSMELEEKKMKCVAFADKLEATLLRKSAADDKLKEYLTLCDGLKERISSLEGNLESMCERENAAQERITILSEKMKNITRDGSKKHAHLKENDMDSEPAEGDIEVGCPGLETRESRFPCKLQLVQMKSLYRPLIRCDKSAFSPYVSSIHQSSAKEKNNVCVSNPPSVDIQGKTLVKAEEVSKMIPSESKVEHNEAAIIEVSDDSSIICWDNNRDDSNQVDEGYESSCDDDCPCSSKHKRKRGSEIVASENESESQSQDELKLKKLRELKYDVPKSSPENGKIDVIQEDYLIPGGERLGGSIVEESYSSDTSSKSQDAENNCLDFSQAMQMGFKCKDEQKTNWKVEADMVSSFEEDPKLCLQAVCALYRQLTSNGEFLEDSLDNCYLGFNKIDTLRGTALAEFLTDGDQEGNVTKTIEELELFDPEAFEDCKRIARKYSSKLFTIYQTKENRFFCPS from the coding sequence atggaagaaaatgattttatgaagaataatTTCAACAAATCATATTTAGCTTTTTTCTTGAAATCTCTACTACAACCAAGGGATTTTGAGAAAGCTGTGCTGATTTTGGAGACTGAAATTAGGAGATTCTCTGAGAAACTGTTGAAATCCAGTGAAACTTCGAAAAGTGAAGCTgagttgaagaaaaaattagaaatTTATAAAACAATGTTTCATGAGCTTGCTGTAGAGTTTGATGAATATGAAATGGAATCCGTTGCTACTAAAAAAGCCCTAAAATCAAAAATGAAGAGGGCACAAAAAAGGGTAACCTACTTGGAAAAGAAGCTTGAAGAGAGTGAAAAAAAGCATTCTGAGGAGCTTACTACTGTTATTAGGAATGATAATGAGGAACTAGGAAAGGGGGAAACTGAGGAAGCAAATGGGTGTGTTCAGATTAGGATGGACAACACAAATTTTGAGAGCGAAAAAGGAAGATTAGAGGATCAGACTGGCGGCAATCAGAATAAGAATGGTGTAGACATGGAGTCTGAATGTTTGAAACCCGAACGAGAAATGGAATTGGAAGTTTGTAGAGCCAAGTGTCAGGAGTTGTCTATGGAGCtggaggaaaagaaaatgaaatgtgTTGCATTTGCGGATAAGTTGGAGGCTACATTGTTGAGGAAAAGCGCCGCGGATGATAAGCTCAAGGAGTACTTGACATTGTGTGATGGGCTTAAAGAGCGAATTAGTTCTCTAGAAGGTAATCTTGAAAGTATGTGCGAAAGAGAGAATGCAGCTCAAGAAAGAATTACTATCTTGTcagagaaaatgaaaaatataaccAGAGATGGAAGTAAAAAGCATGCTCATCTCAAGGAAAATGATATGGATTCGGAACCAGCAGAGGGTGATATTGAAGTTGGGTGTCCTGGGTTGGAGACAAGAGAATCAAGATTTCCATGCAAGCTTCAATTGGTGCAAATGAAAAGCTTATATAGGCCGTTAATTAGGTGTGACAAGAGTGCTTTTTCTCCCTATGTAAGTTCTATACACCAATCTTCGGCTAAAGAGAAGAATAATGTATGTGTTTCAAACCCACCTTCTGTCGACATCCAGGGCAAGACTTTGGTAAAGGCTGAGGAAGTGAGCAAGATGATCCCATCAGAGTCAAAGGTTGAACACAATGAAGCAGCTATCATCGAGGTAAGTGACGATAGTTCTATAATATGTTGGGATAATAATAGAGATGATTCAAATCAGGTAGATGAGGGTTACGAAAGCAGCTGTGATGATGACTGCCCATGCAGTTCAAAACACAAGCGAAAGAGGGGTTCAGAAATAGTAGCTAGTGAAAATGAATCTGAGAGCCAGAGCCAAGATGAACTTAAGTTGAAGAAACTTAGAGAACTGAAATACGATGTTCCCAAATCCTCTCCTGAAAATGGCAAAATCGATGTGATACAAGAGGATTATTTAATTCCTGGTGGTGAGCGATTGGGTGGATCTATTGTGGAAGAATCTTATAGTTCAGATACTTCTAGTAAGTCACAAGATGCAGAGAATAATTGTTTGGATTTTTCTCAGGCTATGCAGATGGGTTTTAAGTGCAAAGATGAACAGAAAACAAATTGGAAAGTCGAAGCTGACATGGTTTCTTCATTTGAAGAGGATCCCAAGCTCTGCTTGCAAGCGGTTTGTGCACTCTATCGCCAGCTAACATCCAACGGAGAATTTCTGGAGGATTCTTTGGATAACTGTTACCTAGGATTTAACAAGATTGATACACTCAGGGGAACTGCATTAGCCGAGTTTCTCACAGACGGGGATCAAGAAGGAAATGTAACAAAGACCATCGAGGAGTTAGAGCTGTTTGATCCAGAGGCATTTGAAGATTGCAAGAGAATAGCACGGAAGTACTCTAGTAAGTTATTCACAATATACCAGACTAAAGAAAATCGTTTCTTCTGCCCTTCCTAG
- the LOC113351658 gene encoding probable serine/threonine-protein kinase PBL7 translates to METIGYATYAPPEYFMTGKLTLRHVIYSFGVVLLELIAGRKAIQENLPFLEQTRPLLVSKKFTEIADTVLGGRYPEHGLAQALTVAEMCMREDATKRPPIAQIVTLLSDILSEAEGEAWDKKEAS, encoded by the exons ATGGAAACAATAGGTTACGCAACTTACGCTCCTCCAGAGTATTTTATGACTGGAAAGCTCACTTTGAGACATGTTATCTATAGTTTTGGTGTTGTTTTGCTTGAGTTGATCGCTGGGCGGAAGGCAATTCAAGAAAACCTGCCTTTTCTGGAGCAAA CACGACCACTTCTGGTCAGTAAAAAATTCACAGAGATTGCTGACACTGTCTTGGGAGGACGTTATCCAGAACATGGACTTGCTCAAGCTCTTACGGTCGCTGAAATGTGTATGCGAGAAGATGCTACCAAAAGACCTCCGATAGCACAAATTGTGACTCTTCTTTCAGATATACTCTCAGAAGCTGAAGGAGAAGCATGGGACAAGAAAGAAGCTTCTTGA
- the LOC113351659 gene encoding uncharacterized protein LOC113351659 yields MTFPNPLLKNGKISVIQEDYLIPGGEHLGGSIVEESFSSNTSSKSKDAESNCLDFSQAIQMGFKSKDEHKTNWKLETGMVFSFGEDPKLCLQAVCALYRKLTSNGEFLEDSLDNCYLGFGKIDTLRTAIAEFLTDGDR; encoded by the coding sequence ATGACGTTCCCAAATCCTCTCCTGAAAAATGGCAAAATCAGTGTGATACAAGAGGATTATTTAATTCCAGGTGGTGAGCATCTGGGTGGATCTATTGTGGAAGAATCTTTTAGTTCAAATACTTCTAGTAAGTCAAAAGATGCAGAGAGTAATTGTTTGGATTTTTCTCAGGCTATACAGATGGGTTTTAAGAGCAAAGATGAACATAAAACAAATTGGAAACTCGAAACTGGCATGGTTTTTTCATTTGGAGAGGATCCCAAGCTCTGTTTGCAAGCGGTTTGTGCACTCTATCGCAAACTAACATCCAATGGAGAATTTCTGGAGGATTCTTTGGATAACTGTTACCTGGGATTTGGCAAGATTGATACACTCAGGACTGCAATAGCCGAGTTTCTCACAGATGGGGATCGATAA